The following proteins are co-located in the Castanea sativa cultivar Marrone di Chiusa Pesio chromosome 8, ASM4071231v1 genome:
- the LOC142606628 gene encoding large ribosomal subunit protein uL16-like, giving the protein MGRRPARCYRQIKNKPYPKSRYCRGVPDPKIRIYDVGMKKKGVDEFPFCVHLVSWEKENVSSEALEAARIACNKYMAKFAGKDAFHLRVRVHPFHVLRINKMLSCAGADRLQTGMRGAFGKPQGVCARVSIGQVLLSVRCKDSNSPHAQEALRRAKFKFPGRQKIIVSRKWGFTKFSRTEYLKLKQENRIMPDGVNAKYLGCHGPLANRKPGKAFAPEAATTTA; this is encoded by the exons ATGGGGAGGA GACCTGCTAGGTGTTATCGCCAGATCAAGAATAAGCCATACCCAAAATCACGGTATTGCCGTGGTGTACCTGACCCCAAGATCAGGATTTACGATGTaggaatgaaaaagaaaggagtgGATGAGTTCCCCTTTTGTGTTCATTTGGTCTCTTGGGAAAAAGAGAATGTTTCCAGTGAAGCTCTTGAGGCTGCACGTATTGCATGCAACAAATATATGGCCAAATTTGCTGGGAAAGATGCCTTCCATTTGCGAGTCAGAGTGCATCCTTTCCATGTCCTGCGCATCAATAAGATGCTTTCATGTGCAGGAGCTGATAGGCTTCAGACTGGTATGAGGGGTGCTTTTGGGAAACCACAAGGCGTTTGTGCGAGGGTGAGCATTGGTCAGGTTCTTCTGTCTGTTCGTTGCAAGGACAGCAACAGCCCTCATGCACAGGAGGCTCTACGACGTGCAAAATTTAAGTTCCCTGGTCGTCAGAAGATCATTGTCAGCAGGAAATG GGGTTTCACTAAGTTCAGCCGTACCGAGTATCTGAAGTTGAAACAAGAGAATCGTATTATGCCTGATGGTGTCAATGCCAAG TATCTTGGATGCCATGGACCTTTGGCAAATCGTAAACCAGGAAAAGCATTCGCGCCCGAGGCTGCTACTACTACTGCCTAG